Proteins found in one Rhodovulum sp. MB263 genomic segment:
- a CDS encoding GlxA family transcriptional regulator: MMSFAGAIEPFRIANRMAGRTLYRWRLAAEGGEEVSCSNGTRVRPDIGLEPLGRDEMVIVCGGLDIQAATTRTLVSWLRREARKGLAMAGICTAAHALARAGLLDGRRATIHWENQDGFLEDFHEIELTRSVFVIDGNRMTTAGGTASIDLALTLIARTHGQDLANAVADQLIYSSIRTDQDTQRLSVPTRIGVRHPKLSQVIQVMEKNLEDPISPATLARDVGMSTRQLERLFRRYLNRSPKRYYMELRLSKARNLLMQTDMSVINVALACGFASPSHFSKCYRAHYDTTPYRERGSRSGRAEA, encoded by the coding sequence ACGCTCTACCGCTGGCGCCTGGCCGCAGAGGGCGGCGAAGAGGTGAGCTGCTCGAACGGCACGCGGGTCAGGCCCGATATCGGCCTCGAGCCGCTGGGGCGCGACGAGATGGTGATCGTCTGCGGCGGCCTCGACATCCAGGCGGCGACCACGCGGACGCTGGTTTCATGGCTCCGGCGCGAGGCGCGCAAGGGGCTTGCGATGGCCGGGATCTGCACCGCCGCGCATGCTCTTGCCAGGGCCGGGCTGCTCGACGGCCGGCGCGCGACGATCCACTGGGAGAACCAGGACGGCTTTCTCGAGGATTTCCACGAGATCGAGCTGACCCGCTCGGTCTTCGTGATCGACGGCAACCGGATGACGACGGCGGGCGGAACCGCCTCGATCGACCTCGCGCTGACGCTGATCGCCCGGACCCATGGCCAGGATCTGGCCAATGCGGTGGCCGATCAGCTGATCTATTCCTCGATCCGCACCGATCAGGACACCCAGCGGCTGTCGGTCCCGACCCGGATCGGGGTGCGCCACCCCAAGCTCAGCCAGGTCATCCAGGTGATGGAGAAGAACCTCGAGGACCCGATCTCGCCCGCGACGCTGGCGCGCGATGTCGGCATGTCGACGCGTCAGCTGGAACGGCTGTTCCGGCGCTATCTGAACCGCAGCCCCAAGCGCTATTACATGGAGCTGAGACTGTCGAAGGCGCGCAACCTTCTGATGCAGACCGACATGAGCGTCATCAACGTGGCGCTGGCCTGCGGCTTCGCCTCGCCCAGCCATTTCTCGAAATGCTACCGCGCGCATTACGACACCACGCCCTATCGCGAGCGTGGCAGCCGGAGCGGACGCGCCGAGGCCTGA
- a CDS encoding ABC transporter substrate-binding protein yields MKKLLLASAATLACAGGANAEDIKIGVLLGFTGPIESMSVAMGAGADLAIKEVNDSGRLLNGETVVAVRGDSTCIDSSAATAAAERMITSDGVKGIMGAACSGVTGAVLQNVARPNGMVMISPSATSPALSDMEDDGLFFRTAPSDARQGEVMASILKDDGIDSVALTYTNNDYGKGLANSFETAFTAAGGTVTISTAHEDDKGDYSAEVGALAAAGGDLLLVAGYADRGGAGIVRSALDLGAFDRFHFPDGMVSDATTEKFGDEIDGSTGQLPGNDRPGAEKYAEIVDGAFDSTAIFSGESYDATALLLLAMQAAGSTDPQVYKDKIMDVANAPGEEIYPGELDKALRILAEGGEIDYVGATALEFIGGGESRGNYRVVKVEDGEFVATGYR; encoded by the coding sequence ATGAAGAAGCTGCTTCTGGCCAGCGCGGCCACATTGGCCTGCGCGGGCGGCGCGAATGCCGAGGATATCAAGATCGGCGTTCTGCTGGGTTTCACCGGGCCGATCGAATCCATGTCCGTCGCCATGGGCGCCGGGGCCGATCTGGCGATCAAGGAGGTCAATGACAGCGGCAGGCTTCTGAACGGCGAGACCGTGGTTGCGGTGCGCGGCGACTCGACCTGCATCGACAGCTCTGCAGCGACGGCCGCGGCCGAACGCATGATCACCTCGGACGGCGTCAAGGGGATCATGGGCGCGGCCTGTTCGGGCGTGACCGGTGCGGTGCTTCAGAACGTGGCGCGGCCCAACGGCATGGTGATGATCTCGCCTTCGGCGACCTCGCCGGCGCTGTCCGACATGGAGGATGACGGGCTGTTCTTCCGCACCGCGCCCTCCGATGCCCGTCAGGGCGAGGTCATGGCGAGCATCCTGAAGGATGACGGGATCGACTCGGTCGCGCTGACCTATACCAACAACGATTACGGCAAGGGCCTGGCCAACAGCTTCGAGACCGCCTTCACCGCCGCCGGCGGCACGGTGACGATCTCGACCGCGCATGAGGATGACAAAGGCGACTATTCCGCCGAAGTCGGCGCGCTGGCCGCCGCCGGGGGCGATCTGCTGCTGGTGGCGGGCTATGCCGACCGGGGCGGCGCGGGCATCGTGCGCTCGGCCCTCGATCTGGGCGCCTTCGACCGCTTCCACTTCCCCGACGGCATGGTCTCGGACGCCACCACCGAGAAATTCGGCGACGAGATCGACGGCTCGACCGGTCAGCTGCCTGGCAATGACAGGCCCGGCGCCGAGAAATACGCCGAGATCGTGGACGGGGCCTTCGATTCCACCGCGATCTTCTCGGGCGAAAGCTATGATGCGACGGCGCTGCTCCTGCTGGCGATGCAGGCGGCGGGCTCGACCGATCCGCAGGTCTACAAGGACAAGATCATGGACGTGGCCAACGCGCCCGGCGAAGAGATCTACCCGGGCGAGCTGGACAAGGCGCTTCGGATCCTCGCCGAGGGCGGTGAGATCGACTATGTCGGCGCCACCGCGCTGGAGTTCATCGGAGGCGGCGAGAGCCGGGGCAATTACCGCGTTGTCAAGGTCGAGGACGGCGAGTTCGTGGCGACCGGTTATCGCTAA
- a CDS encoding ABC transporter ATP-binding protein, producing MIRVDNLHRHFGGFHAVDGASIEIATGSITGLIGPNGAGKSTLFNVIAGVLPPTSGRVIMNGEDITGLKPHELFHKGLLRTFQIAHEFSSMTVRENLMMVPAGQSGESLWSACFRRGRISDEERALARKADEVLDFLTISHVADEKAGNLSGGQKKLLELGRTMMVDAKIVFLDEVGAGVNRTLLNTIGDAIVRLNRERGYTFCVIEHDMDFIGRLCDPVIVMAEGKVLAQGKADEIMQNEAVIEAYLGTGLKNRIKAAPASGAGI from the coding sequence TTGATCCGGGTAGACAATCTTCACAGGCATTTCGGCGGGTTCCACGCCGTGGACGGCGCCTCGATCGAGATCGCCACGGGCTCCATCACCGGGCTCATCGGACCGAATGGCGCGGGCAAGTCGACATTGTTCAACGTCATTGCCGGCGTGCTGCCCCCGACCTCGGGGCGGGTGATCATGAATGGCGAGGATATCACCGGGCTGAAGCCGCATGAGTTGTTCCACAAGGGGCTGCTCCGGACCTTCCAGATCGCGCATGAATTCTCGTCGATGACGGTGCGCGAGAACCTGATGATGGTGCCTGCGGGGCAGTCGGGCGAAAGTTTGTGGTCGGCCTGCTTCCGCCGCGGCCGCATCTCCGATGAGGAACGCGCGCTGGCCCGCAAGGCCGACGAGGTGCTGGACTTCCTGACCATCTCGCATGTCGCCGACGAGAAGGCGGGCAATCTCTCGGGCGGACAGAAGAAGCTTCTGGAGCTTGGGCGCACGATGATGGTGGACGCCAAGATCGTGTTTCTCGACGAGGTGGGCGCGGGGGTGAACCGGACGCTGCTGAACACCATCGGGGACGCCATCGTGCGGCTCAATCGCGAGCGCGGCTACACCTTCTGCGTGATCGAACATGACATGGATTTCATCGGCCGGCTTTGCGACCCGGTGATCGTGATGGCCGAGGGCAAGGTGCTGGCCCAGGGCAAGGCGGATGAGATCATGCAGAACGAGGCGGTGATCGAGGCCTATCTGGGCACCGGGCTGAAGAACAGGATCAAGGCGGCCCCCGCTTCCGGGGCCGGTATCTGA
- a CDS encoding ABC transporter ATP-binding protein: MEDPFLIGDRMTGGYGGADILHGCTVAVEKGEIAVIVGPNGAGKSTAMKAVFGMLDLRSGAVRLNGEDITRLSPQARVAKGMAFVPQTNNIFASMTVEENLEMGAFLRRDDISATIEEVYQLFPILREKRRQAAGELSGGQRQQVAVGRALMTRPSVLMLDEPTAGVSPIVMDELFDRIIEVARTGISILMVEQNARQALEIADKGYVLVQGRNAYTDSGRALLDDPEVRRTFLGG; this comes from the coding sequence ATGGAAGACCCATTCCTGATCGGAGACCGGATGACCGGCGGCTATGGCGGGGCCGATATCCTGCATGGCTGCACGGTGGCGGTCGAGAAGGGCGAGATCGCGGTGATCGTGGGCCCCAACGGCGCCGGCAAGTCCACCGCGATGAAGGCGGTCTTCGGGATGCTGGACCTTCGTTCGGGCGCGGTCCGGCTGAATGGCGAGGATATCACACGGCTGAGCCCGCAGGCGCGGGTCGCCAAGGGCATGGCCTTCGTGCCGCAGACCAACAACATCTTCGCCTCGATGACGGTCGAGGAGAATCTCGAGATGGGCGCCTTCCTGCGCCGCGACGACATTTCGGCCACCATCGAGGAAGTCTATCAGCTTTTCCCGATCCTGCGCGAAAAGCGCCGTCAGGCGGCGGGCGAGCTGTCGGGCGGGCAGCGCCAGCAGGTCGCGGTGGGCCGCGCGCTGATGACCCGGCCCTCGGTCCTGATGTTGGACGAGCCCACGGCGGGCGTCAGCCCGATCGTGATGGATGAGCTGTTCGACCGGATCATCGAGGTCGCGCGCACCGGCATCTCGATCCTGATGGTGGAACAGAACGCGCGCCAGGCGCTGGAGATCGCCGACAAGGGCTATGTGCTGGTGCAGGGCCGCAACGCCTATACCGATTCCGGGCGCGCCCTGCTCGACGATCCCGAGGTGCGGCGCACCTTCCTGGGAGGTTGA
- a CDS encoding branched-chain amino acid ABC transporter permease, whose translation MEFLNALVTFANFVLVPATAYGAQLALGALGVTLIYGILRFSNFAHGDTMAFGTMMTILATWALQGAGVSFGPLPTALLALPAGIAATALLVLGTDRLVYRFYRAQRAKPVILVIVSMGVMFILNGVVRIVIGPDEQRFADGERFIVTAREFKTLTGLDEGLAIRTTQGLTIVTAVIVVALLFWFLNRTRTGKSMRAFSDNEDLALLSGINPERVVAITWIIVAALATIAGVLYGLDKSFKPFTYFQLLLPIFAAAIVGGLGSPVGAIAGGFLIAFSEVTVTYAWKKVLTYILPEDLAPDGLVQLLSTDYKFAVSFVILVIVLLFRPTGLFRGKTA comes from the coding sequence ATGGAATTTCTCAACGCCCTCGTGACCTTCGCAAATTTCGTTCTGGTTCCGGCCACGGCCTACGGGGCGCAGCTGGCGCTGGGCGCGCTCGGGGTCACGCTGATCTACGGCATCCTTCGCTTCTCGAATTTCGCCCATGGCGACACCATGGCCTTCGGGACGATGATGACCATTCTCGCAACCTGGGCGCTGCAGGGCGCGGGCGTCTCCTTCGGGCCGCTGCCGACGGCGCTTCTGGCCCTGCCCGCAGGGATTGCCGCGACCGCGCTTCTGGTGCTGGGAACGGACCGGCTGGTCTATCGCTTCTACCGGGCGCAGCGTGCAAAGCCCGTGATCCTCGTGATCGTGTCGATGGGGGTCATGTTCATCCTCAACGGCGTGGTCCGGATCGTGATCGGGCCGGACGAACAGCGGTTTGCCGATGGCGAGCGCTTCATCGTCACCGCGCGCGAATTCAAGACCCTGACCGGGCTTGACGAGGGGCTGGCGATCCGCACCACGCAGGGGCTGACCATCGTGACCGCGGTGATCGTGGTGGCGCTGCTGTTCTGGTTCCTGAACCGCACCCGCACCGGCAAGTCGATGCGCGCCTTCTCCGACAATGAGGACCTGGCCTTGCTGTCAGGGATCAACCCCGAACGCGTGGTGGCCATCACCTGGATCATCGTCGCCGCGCTCGCGACAATCGCGGGCGTGCTGTACGGGCTCGACAAGTCGTTCAAGCCCTTCACCTATTTCCAGCTTCTTCTGCCGATCTTCGCGGCGGCCATCGTCGGCGGGCTCGGCAGCCCGGTCGGTGCCATCGCGGGCGGGTTTCTCATCGCCTTTTCCGAGGTCACGGTGACCTATGCCTGGAAGAAGGTGCTGACCTATATCCTGCCCGAGGACCTGGCGCCTGACGGGCTGGTCCAGCTTCTGAGCACCGATTACAAGTTCGCGGTCAGCTTCGTGATCCTGGTGATCGTGCTCCTGTTCCGCCCGACGGGGCTTTTCCGGGGGAAAACGGCATGA
- a CDS encoding branched-chain amino acid ABC transporter permease, which yields MTKRDIGLFALVALLIAGTGMLQSWNAALYILNYGLISAVMALGVNMQWGYAGLFNIGVMGFSALGGLAVVIVSMAPVGEAWSAGAPRVLLALAVGLGVILGAIQIWRRIGHGTLRGLAMVVWLVAGFFLYRAVFDPAVSAIEAIDPAATGYLGGLGLPVLLAWPVGALFAAGAAWVIGKTALGLRADYLAIATLGIAEIIIAVLKNEDWLSRGVKNVNGIPRPVPYEVDLQANAAFVARAEALGLDPTTASTIFVKLLYAGLFAAVLIALIWLCEKALKSPWGRMMRAIRDNETAAAAMGKDVTRRHLQVFVLGSAICGLAGAMMITYDSQLTPGSFQPLRFTFLIWVMVIVGGSGNNWGAVLGGFLIWFLWVQVEPLSAWFMGAITSGMADGSALKTHLLDSVAHMRLLTMGVVLLVVLRFSPRGLIPER from the coding sequence ATGACCAAGCGCGATATCGGGCTTTTCGCCCTGGTGGCTCTTCTGATCGCCGGAACCGGCATGCTGCAAAGCTGGAACGCGGCTCTCTACATCCTGAATTACGGCCTGATCTCGGCGGTCATGGCCCTGGGCGTGAATATGCAATGGGGCTATGCCGGGCTCTTCAATATCGGCGTCATGGGCTTCAGCGCGCTTGGCGGGCTGGCGGTGGTGATCGTCTCCATGGCGCCGGTCGGCGAGGCCTGGTCGGCCGGCGCCCCCCGCGTCCTGCTGGCGCTGGCGGTCGGGCTGGGGGTGATCCTCGGCGCGATCCAGATCTGGCGGCGGATCGGCCACGGCACGCTGCGCGGACTGGCGATGGTGGTCTGGCTGGTCGCCGGGTTCTTCCTCTACCGCGCCGTCTTCGACCCGGCCGTATCGGCGATCGAGGCGATCGACCCGGCCGCCACCGGCTATCTCGGCGGGCTCGGATTGCCGGTGCTTCTGGCCTGGCCGGTCGGTGCGCTGTTTGCGGCGGGGGCGGCCTGGGTGATCGGCAAGACCGCGCTGGGGCTGCGGGCCGATTATCTGGCCATCGCCACGCTCGGGATCGCCGAGATCATCATCGCGGTCCTGAAGAACGAGGACTGGCTGAGCCGCGGCGTCAAGAACGTGAACGGCATTCCGCGCCCGGTGCCCTATGAGGTCGATCTTCAGGCCAATGCCGCCTTCGTCGCGAGGGCCGAAGCGCTGGGGCTCGATCCGACGACCGCCTCGACCATCTTCGTCAAGCTGCTTTATGCCGGGCTTTTCGCGGCGGTCCTGATCGCGCTGATCTGGCTGTGCGAGAAGGCGCTGAAATCGCCCTGGGGCCGGATGATGCGGGCGATCCGCGACAACGAGACCGCCGCCGCCGCCATGGGCAAGGATGTCACCCGTCGCCATCTTCAGGTCTTCGTGCTCGGCTCGGCGATCTGCGGGCTCGCGGGGGCGATGATGATCACCTATGACAGCCAGCTGACCCCGGGCTCGTTCCAGCCGCTGCGCTTCACCTTCCTGATCTGGGTGATGGTGATCGTCGGCGGCTCGGGTAACAACTGGGGCGCGGTGCTGGGCGGCTTCCTGATCTGGTTCCTCTGGGTCCAGGTCGAGCCCCTGAGCGCCTGGTTCATGGGCGCGATCACCTCTGGCATGGCCGATGGCTCTGCGCTGAAGACCCATCTTCTGGACAGTGTGGCGCATATGCGGCTGCTGACCATGGGCGTGGTGCTTCTGGTGGTGCTGCGGTTCAGCCCGCGTGGTCTGATCCCGGAACGCTAG
- a CDS encoding NTP transferase domain-containing protein — MKTDILILVPAAGAPSRTHGRDKLLECVGGEALLRRQVRVAGASGAEVLVTLPRHAAGPRAEQLDALPHLRVAYVDPSDEMAASLRAGAAAAGAAGARGLMLFLPDLPGIETGDLLRMIDAFAKAPDLCLRAMTEDGRPGHPVLFPARLFPALAAVADDTGGHDLLAAETVRPVVLEGARAVTDLDTPEAWAVWCAQTGL, encoded by the coding sequence GTGAAGACCGACATTCTGATCCTGGTTCCTGCCGCAGGGGCCCCGTCGCGGACACATGGCCGCGACAAGCTTCTGGAATGCGTTGGCGGCGAGGCGTTGTTGCGCCGTCAGGTGCGGGTGGCGGGCGCGAGCGGCGCAGAGGTGCTGGTGACCTTGCCCCGCCATGCGGCGGGGCCCCGGGCCGAACAGCTTGACGCCCTGCCCCATCTCAGGGTCGCCTATGTCGATCCGTCCGATGAGATGGCCGCCTCGCTCCGCGCGGGTGCTGCAGCGGCCGGGGCTGCGGGGGCGCGCGGGCTGATGCTGTTTCTGCCGGATCTGCCCGGGATCGAGACCGGCGATCTGCTCCGGATGATCGATGCCTTCGCCAAGGCGCCCGATCTCTGCCTGCGCGCCATGACCGAAGATGGCCGCCCAGGGCATCCGGTGCTGTTTCCGGCGCGGCTATTTCCGGCCTTGGCCGCGGTCGCGGACGATACCGGCGGGCACGACCTGCTTGCTGCCGAGACCGTCCGCCCCGTCGTTCTAGAGGGCGCGCGCGCCGTCACCGATCTCGACACGCCCGAGGCCTGGGCGGTGTGGTGCGCGCAAACCGGTCTCTAG
- the moaA gene encoding GTP 3',8-cyclase MoaA produces the protein MQPPLVDPFARAITYLRVSVTDRCDFRCVYCMAENMTFLPKRELLTLEELDRLCSAFIGLGVKKLRITGGEPLVRRDILTFFRAMGRHLDSGALDELTVTTNGSQLEKHAAALHAAGVRRVNISLDTLNDEKFARVTRWGRLAQVMRGIDAAQAAGLRIKINTVALKGFNEDELFDLVDWCAARDMDLTFIEVMPMGDLGNDYRVGQYWSVRDVRTQLEERFTAVDLAERTGGPARYVRLAETGQKIGFITPLSHNFCESCNRVRLTCTGELYMCLGQEDRADLRAPLRDHPDSNAPLIGAIRAAIAAKPEGHDFDYSRQRADGQVSRHMSHTGG, from the coding sequence CTGCAGCCGCCCCTTGTCGACCCCTTCGCCCGCGCGATCACCTATCTCAGGGTCTCGGTCACCGACCGCTGCGACTTCCGCTGTGTCTATTGCATGGCCGAGAACATGACCTTCCTGCCAAAGCGCGAGCTGCTGACGCTGGAAGAGCTGGACCGGCTCTGTTCGGCCTTCATCGGGCTCGGGGTGAAGAAGCTTCGCATCACCGGCGGCGAACCTCTGGTCCGGCGCGACATCCTCACCTTCTTCCGCGCCATGGGCCGCCATCTCGACAGCGGCGCGCTGGACGAGCTGACCGTGACCACCAACGGCTCGCAGCTCGAAAAACACGCCGCCGCGCTGCATGCCGCCGGGGTGCGCCGCGTGAATATCAGCCTCGACACGCTGAACGACGAGAAATTCGCCCGCGTCACCCGCTGGGGCCGACTGGCCCAGGTGATGCGCGGAATCGATGCGGCGCAGGCGGCCGGGCTTCGGATCAAGATCAACACCGTTGCGCTGAAGGGGTTCAACGAGGACGAGCTGTTCGACCTGGTCGACTGGTGCGCCGCGCGCGACATGGACCTGACCTTCATCGAGGTCATGCCGATGGGCGATCTGGGCAATGATTACCGGGTCGGCCAGTACTGGTCCGTGCGCGATGTGCGCACGCAGCTCGAGGAGCGCTTCACGGCCGTCGATCTGGCCGAGCGTACCGGCGGCCCCGCGCGCTATGTGCGGCTGGCCGAGACCGGCCAGAAGATCGGCTTCATCACCCCGCTGTCGCATAATTTCTGCGAAAGCTGCAACCGGGTGCGGCTGACCTGCACGGGCGAGCTGTACATGTGCCTCGGCCAGGAGGACCGCGCCGATCTGCGCGCGCCGCTGCGCGACCATCCCGACAGCAACGCGCCGCTGATCGGGGCGATCCGCGCCGCCATCGCGGCCAAGCCCGAGGGCCATGACTTCGACTATTCGCGCCAGCGCGCCGACGGTCAGGTCAGCCGCCATATGAGCCATACCGGCGGCTGA